The Aneurinibacillus uraniidurans genome segment AACAGGACTCCCTGATGGCACATTCCAGGCTGATAAACCAATTAGCCGTGCCGATATGGCGGTTATGATGCACAACGCGCTGAAGCAAGGATATGGCAAGTTAGATGGTGCAACCGTAGAAAAAGCAGCGTATAAAGATGAAGATGCAATCCCTCCGTATGCGACAGAAAGTATACGTATCTTGTCTGAGCTGGGTTATTTGAGTGGAGAAGATGGAAACTTCGAGCCTGCCCGCACCGCAACGCGGGCAGAAGCGCTTGTCGTGATCAAACGTTTGCTTGACAGTATGTAATTATCATTAAATTCTGGAAGTTAAGCAGGAATTAAGTCTGTCAATCTCGAATATAGTACACCGTATTTTCTACTATAAAGAAGAGAGAGGGAACCATAACATGAATAATCGTGATGTTGTCATTGTGAGTGCAGTGCGTACGCCGATTGGGAACTTTATGGGATCATTGAGCAGCATTCCAGCAGCGGAATTAGGAGCAATTGCAATTAAAGAAGCGTTGAAACGTGCAGGCGTGTCAGGCGATCAAGTAGATGAAGTAATTATGGGGAATATTCTACAGGCAGGTACAGGTCAGGGGCCAGCCCGCCAGGCAGCGATTAAGGCAGGCTTGCCGCAAGAAGTACCATCGATGGCGATTAACAAATTGTGTGGTTCCGGTCTTAAAGCTGTTCATCTGGCTGCACAGGCGATTTCTAATGGAGATGCGGAAATCGTCGTAGCGGGCGGGATGGAGAACATGAGCCTGGCACCGTATTTGATGCCAAAAGCTCGTACTGGCTATCGGATGGGTGATCAGAAAGTTCTTGATAGCATGCTGACAGATGGACTGATTTGTGCGTTCAATGAATATCATATGGGGATTACAGCTGAAAATATTGCCGAGCAGTACGGATTAACACGTGCTGAGCAGGATGAATTCGCTGCATGGAGTCAGCAAAAAGTAGAAGCGGCCACTCAGGCGAACCGATTCAGTGAAGAGATTGTTTCGGTGGAAATTCCACAGCGCAAGGGAGATCCAATTGTAGTAGATAAGGATGAGTTCCCGCGTGCGGGTATTACAGCGGAGCAGCTCGGTAAGCTGAAGCCTGCATTTAAGAAAGACGGAACGGTAACAGCGGGCAATGCGTCTGGGATTAATGATGGAGCAGCAGCACTCGTGCTGATGAGTCGTGAGCGTGCGGAGCAGCTTGGCATTAAGCCATTGGCCGTGATTCGTGCAAATGCTAGTGCAGGGGTGGACCCGGCTATCATGGGTATTGGTCCGGTTCCGGCTACGAAGAAAGCGTTGGAGAAAGCAGGCCTGTCTATCGAAGACATGGATCTGGTCGAAGCGAACGAAGCATTTGCCGCGCAATCGCTTGCAGTAGGTCGTGACCTGAACATTCCACGTGAGAAGCTGAATGTAAATGGAGGCGCGATTTCACTCGGTCACCCGATCGGTGCAAGTGGTGCACGGATTTTGGTTACGCTGCTGCATGAGATGAAGCGTCGCGAAGTTCGTTACGGTCTGGCTACGCTTTGTATTGGTGGCGGGCAAGGTGTGTCGACGATTGTTGAAATGGAATAATAAACCTAATTACAAACTGTAAAGTGCATGGTTTTGTCGAAAAAGTGACAAACAGGTTGCAACTTGTTGACAAACGTAGATAGCTTAAGTACTATGGTTAGGGACAACGTATATGGTATACACAAGAGCGTTGTTTCTAACCACTTTTTTTGAAGAAATTCGACAGTTTGTGTCAAATTTTTTTTGGAAAAAATGGGTGTGTGAAAGCAAAAAGGATGGGAGGGACCTTGTTTTGAAACAGGATCAG includes the following:
- a CDS encoding acetyl-CoA C-acetyltransferase, with product MNNRDVVIVSAVRTPIGNFMGSLSSIPAAELGAIAIKEALKRAGVSGDQVDEVIMGNILQAGTGQGPARQAAIKAGLPQEVPSMAINKLCGSGLKAVHLAAQAISNGDAEIVVAGGMENMSLAPYLMPKARTGYRMGDQKVLDSMLTDGLICAFNEYHMGITAENIAEQYGLTRAEQDEFAAWSQQKVEAATQANRFSEEIVSVEIPQRKGDPIVVDKDEFPRAGITAEQLGKLKPAFKKDGTVTAGNASGINDGAAALVLMSRERAEQLGIKPLAVIRANASAGVDPAIMGIGPVPATKKALEKAGLSIEDMDLVEANEAFAAQSLAVGRDLNIPREKLNVNGGAISLGHPIGASGARILVTLLHEMKRREVRYGLATLCIGGGQGVSTIVEME